Proteins encoded within one genomic window of Synechococcus sp. PCC 7335:
- the uvrC gene encoding excinuclease ABC subunit UvrC, translating to MPTSVAASDKTLLRNPEKLENRLKEIPQEPGVYYMKDETDQILYIGKSKSLRNRVRSYFREGAHHHTPRIATMVQKVADIEIIVTDTEAEALALEANLIKQHQPYFNVLLKDDKKYPYLCITWSEDYPRIFITRQRRKNAKNRYYGPYVDTGSLRRTLQIAKRVFPLRQRKQPLFKDRPCLNYDIGQCPGVCQQLITPEDYHKIVQRVAMVFQGRSHELIDMLNAKMEKAAEALDFEKAAIIRDQIKGLETLGANQKVALPESTVSRDAIALSGDDQHACIQLFQIRAGRLVGRLGFVAEAESGTPGEILQRVLEEHYRLVDPVEIPTEILSQHPLPDGDMLSDFLSAQKGRKVSIEVPQRQVKAELVEMVERNAQYELARTQRFADRNTQAMQDLAEIVDLPGPPKRIEGYDISHIQGSDAVASQVVFVDGLPAKQHYRTYKIKNPTVTSGHSDDFASMAEVIHRRFRRYAEDPNLQRLGNPDWPDLVMIDGGKGQLSAVVAQLQDMNLLSELRVVSLAKRHEEIFLPGEKQSLETEADQPGVMLLRRLRDEAHRFAVSFHRKKRMTRMRRSRLEDIPGLGHNRRKQLLASFRSIDYIREASPKQLASVDGIGPQLAKQIYEYFHPSAAM from the coding sequence GTGCCTACTTCTGTTGCTGCTTCTGATAAGACGCTTCTACGAAACCCGGAGAAGTTAGAAAATCGACTGAAGGAAATCCCCCAAGAACCAGGGGTTTACTACATGAAGGATGAGACTGACCAAATTCTTTACATTGGTAAGTCGAAAAGCCTGCGTAATCGTGTGCGTTCTTATTTTCGAGAGGGGGCACATCACCATACGCCGCGGATTGCCACGATGGTGCAGAAGGTGGCAGATATTGAGATTATCGTTACCGATACAGAAGCCGAAGCGCTGGCGCTAGAGGCAAACCTGATTAAGCAGCACCAGCCCTATTTCAATGTGCTGCTCAAAGATGATAAGAAGTATCCCTATCTCTGCATTACCTGGTCTGAGGACTATCCGCGCATTTTCATTACACGACAGCGGCGAAAGAATGCAAAAAATCGCTACTACGGTCCCTATGTAGACACTGGCTCACTGCGTCGCACTTTGCAAATTGCCAAGCGAGTTTTTCCGCTTAGGCAACGCAAGCAGCCTTTGTTTAAGGATCGGCCCTGTCTAAACTACGATATTGGCCAGTGCCCTGGCGTGTGCCAGCAGCTAATTACGCCGGAGGACTATCACAAAATTGTGCAGCGAGTGGCAATGGTCTTTCAAGGGCGATCGCACGAGTTGATTGACATGCTAAATGCCAAGATGGAGAAAGCTGCTGAGGCGCTTGATTTTGAGAAGGCTGCCATCATTCGCGATCAGATAAAGGGGCTAGAGACGCTTGGGGCCAACCAGAAGGTGGCTTTGCCAGAGAGTACAGTCTCTAGAGATGCGATCGCGCTTTCTGGGGACGACCAGCATGCGTGCATCCAACTGTTTCAAATCCGTGCGGGTCGTTTGGTCGGTCGTTTAGGTTTTGTCGCTGAGGCGGAGTCCGGTACTCCTGGCGAAATTTTGCAGCGAGTGCTTGAAGAGCACTATCGCCTGGTTGATCCAGTTGAAATTCCTACTGAGATCTTGTCTCAGCATCCGTTGCCTGATGGCGATATGCTGAGCGACTTTCTCAGTGCTCAGAAGGGTCGCAAAGTCTCTATCGAAGTGCCGCAGCGCCAGGTCAAAGCTGAGCTGGTTGAGATGGTTGAACGAAATGCTCAGTATGAGCTAGCTCGTACCCAGCGCTTTGCTGATCGCAATACGCAGGCTATGCAAGATCTGGCTGAAATTGTTGATCTTCCTGGTCCGCCAAAGCGCATTGAGGGCTACGATATTTCCCACATCCAGGGCTCTGATGCAGTTGCTTCCCAAGTTGTTTTTGTTGATGGACTACCCGCCAAGCAGCACTATCGCACTTACAAAATCAAGAATCCGACTGTCACCAGTGGTCATTCTGATGACTTTGCGAGTATGGCCGAAGTCATCCATCGTCGCTTTCGCCGCTATGCGGAAGATCCGAACCTACAGCGACTAGGCAATCCAGACTGGCCCGATCTGGTCATGATTGATGGTGGTAAAGGCCAGCTGTCGGCTGTGGTTGCTCAACTACAGGATATGAACCTGCTATCTGAGTTGCGTGTGGTCAGTTTGGCCAAGCGGCATGAAGAGATATTTTTGCCTGGGGAAAAGCAGTCGCTAGAGACGGAAGCTGACCAGCCCGGGGTGATGCTGCTGCGGCGGCTGCGAGATGAGGCGCATCGATTTGCTGTGAGCTTTCATCGCAAGAAGCGCATGACTAGGATGAGGCGATCGCGCTTAGAAGATATTCCAGGCCTTGGGCACAACCGACGTAAGCAACTCCTTGCTAGCTTCCGCTCAATCGACTACATCAGAGAAGCTTCTCCAAAACAACTTGCTAGTGTCGATGGCATTGGTCCTCAGCTTGCAAAGCAAATATATGAGTATTTTCATCCCTCTGCAGCTATGTAG
- a CDS encoding LL-diaminopimelate aminotransferase, whose product MQIADRLAPLQTNVFADMDSAKARVIASGKQIIDLSLGSSDLPTPPHILSAIATALDDPKTHGYALFNSTRDFRIAAAQWYEQKYGISVNQETEVLPLIGSQEGTAHLPLAVLNPGDVALLLDPGYPSHAGGVYLAGGTIYPMPILAKNDFLPLFSDIPSDVLAKSRMMVLSYPHNPTTAIAPLLFFEEAVAFCQQHNIVLVHDFPYGDLCFEGGSAPSVLQADPDKSVSIEFFTLSKSYNMGGFRVGYAIGNAQLIKALRQVKATVDFNQYRGILRGAITALTGPQDCVSQMVNTFANRRDTAVEALRSIGWSVPMPNATMYIWAKLPEGLPNNWSTQSIDFCASLVAATGVALSPGRGFGKSGEGYVRFALVQSPDVLADAIGKIGEFVAQASV is encoded by the coding sequence ATGCAGATTGCCGATCGTCTTGCGCCGCTACAGACCAATGTTTTCGCCGATATGGACAGCGCGAAGGCTAGGGTGATCGCTAGCGGAAAACAGATCATCGATCTTTCTTTGGGGTCTTCTGATCTGCCAACGCCCCCTCATATATTGAGCGCGATCGCCACTGCTCTAGACGATCCAAAGACTCATGGCTACGCGCTGTTCAATAGCACTCGGGATTTTCGTATTGCGGCGGCGCAGTGGTATGAGCAGAAGTACGGTATCTCAGTGAATCAAGAAACAGAGGTACTGCCGCTGATTGGCTCTCAGGAGGGGACGGCTCATCTGCCTTTGGCGGTGCTGAATCCAGGCGATGTGGCGCTGCTGCTCGATCCGGGCTACCCCTCACATGCGGGCGGCGTCTATCTAGCGGGCGGCACCATCTATCCGATGCCTATCCTTGCTAAGAATGATTTCTTACCGCTCTTTTCAGATATCCCTAGCGATGTGCTGGCGAAGTCGCGAATGATGGTGTTGAGCTATCCGCACAATCCGACGACGGCGATCGCACCCCTGTTATTTTTTGAAGAAGCCGTTGCCTTTTGTCAGCAGCATAATATTGTGCTGGTGCATGATTTTCCCTATGGCGATCTGTGCTTTGAGGGTGGCTCAGCGCCGTCTGTGCTGCAAGCAGATCCGGATAAGTCGGTGTCGATCGAATTTTTTACGCTGTCGAAATCCTATAACATGGGTGGCTTTCGGGTGGGGTATGCGATTGGCAATGCGCAGCTAATCAAAGCGCTGCGGCAGGTGAAGGCGACGGTGGATTTCAATCAGTATCGGGGCATTCTACGGGGGGCAATCACGGCCTTGACGGGTCCCCAAGATTGCGTGAGCCAGATGGTCAATACTTTTGCTAACCGTCGTGATACCGCAGTTGAGGCACTTCGCTCGATTGGGTGGTCTGTGCCTATGCCTAATGCCACGATGTATATTTGGGCCAAACTGCCTGAGGGTTTGCCGAATAACTGGTCTACGCAGTCTATTGATTTTTGTGCATCACTAGTTGCTGCGACGGGAGTTGCGCTTTCTCCTGGAAGAGGATTTGGTAAGTCAGGAGAAGGCTATGTTCGCTTTGCTCTGGTTCAATCGCCTGATGTGTTAGCTGACGCTATTGGCAAGATTGGCGAATTTGTAGCACAAGCGAGCGTGTGA
- a CDS encoding PspA/IM30 family protein, which yields MGLFDRVSRVVRSNLNAAVSSAEDPEKILDQAIMDMQEDLVQMRQAVARAIASQKRVEQQANKAQSEANTWQQRAQLALQKGNEDLARQALSRKKAQAETAAALKTQLDQQSVSVGTLKRQLIALESKISEAKTKKDMLKARASAAKANEQLQKSVGTLSTSSAMGAFERMEEKVLQMEASGQAAAELAGADLESQFASLEAGSDVDYELEAMKNQMLGGSSPAQEALPAADEVKATPSDSAVDAELEALKSELDSL from the coding sequence ATGGGACTGTTTGATCGCGTCAGCCGGGTCGTGCGCTCTAACCTTAATGCGGCCGTGAGTTCGGCAGAAGATCCTGAAAAGATTCTGGATCAGGCGATTATGGATATGCAGGAGGACCTAGTGCAGATGCGTCAGGCGGTCGCTCGTGCGATTGCCTCTCAAAAGCGAGTAGAGCAGCAGGCAAATAAGGCCCAGTCCGAGGCAAATACTTGGCAACAGCGTGCCCAGCTAGCGCTGCAAAAGGGAAATGAGGATCTGGCCCGTCAAGCACTGTCTCGTAAGAAGGCTCAGGCCGAAACCGCTGCGGCACTTAAGACTCAGCTCGATCAACAGTCTGTTTCTGTAGGTACGCTTAAGCGTCAGCTGATTGCTTTGGAGAGCAAGATCTCTGAAGCGAAGACTAAGAAGGATATGCTCAAGGCTAGAGCAAGTGCCGCTAAAGCGAATGAGCAGCTGCAAAAGAGTGTCGGCACACTTAGCACCAGCAGTGCGATGGGCGCCTTTGAGCGGATGGAAGAGAAGGTGCTGCAAATGGAGGCCAGTGGTCAGGCAGCAGCTGAGTTAGCCGGGGCAGATCTAGAAAGTCAGTTTGCTAGCTTGGAGGCAGGCAGTGATGTGGACTATGAGCTCGAAGCGATGAAAAATCAGATGTTAGGGGGTTCTTCTCCGGCTCAAGAGGCCTTGCCAGCAGCTGATGAGGTCAAAGCTACACCTAGTGATTCGGCGGTCGATGCGGAGTTAGAGGCGCTGAAATCTGAGCTAGATAGTCTCTAA
- a CDS encoding DUF3326 domain-containing protein, whose product MTLKRPHTTVLIIPTGIGAAMGGYAGDALPIARTVASVTDRLITHPNVLNGAQLYWPMDNAYYVEGYGLDQFAAGRWRLRPVYQNPIGLVIDKGVEDELRSRHLQAADATRATLGLDVRSHIVTDRPLGVTLKTTESGASWGTLTNPGSLLRAVERLITEAKVRAIAVVARFPDDDGSDVLKAYRKGQGVDPLAGAEAVISHLVVRTFKLPCAHAPALSPLPLGPQISPRSAAEEIGYTFLSCVLVGLSRAPQFLTEVVGSQANTTGDICSTEVDTVIVPATALGGSAVMSLAQSAAQVIVVGENKTTMSVRAEDLGIRAIAVDTHLEAVGAIAAYKAGVSLMALRPNILPIGHVPNSLLGNVR is encoded by the coding sequence ATGACCTTGAAGAGGCCACACACGACGGTTCTGATCATTCCAACCGGGATCGGTGCGGCTATGGGGGGCTATGCGGGCGATGCGTTACCGATTGCCCGAACGGTTGCTAGTGTTACAGACCGATTGATTACTCACCCTAATGTGTTGAATGGGGCGCAGCTATACTGGCCGATGGACAATGCCTACTATGTTGAGGGCTATGGTCTAGACCAATTCGCGGCAGGGCGCTGGCGGCTAAGACCTGTCTACCAAAATCCGATTGGGCTAGTCATTGATAAAGGAGTCGAAGATGAGCTGCGATCACGTCACCTACAGGCAGCGGATGCCACCCGAGCGACATTAGGACTTGATGTGCGATCGCATATCGTGACCGACCGGCCGCTAGGGGTCACGCTCAAGACGACTGAATCCGGAGCGTCTTGGGGAACGTTAACGAACCCGGGTAGTTTGCTGCGAGCAGTAGAACGCTTGATTACAGAAGCGAAAGTGCGAGCGATCGCCGTCGTTGCTCGCTTTCCAGATGATGATGGTTCAGACGTGCTAAAGGCCTACCGGAAAGGGCAGGGAGTCGATCCGCTAGCGGGCGCTGAGGCGGTGATTAGTCACCTGGTGGTGCGTACTTTTAAGCTGCCCTGCGCTCACGCGCCTGCGCTATCTCCTTTGCCTTTAGGCCCTCAAATTTCACCGCGCTCTGCGGCTGAAGAAATTGGCTATACCTTCTTATCTTGTGTGCTGGTAGGTCTTAGCCGTGCGCCCCAGTTTTTGACAGAGGTGGTGGGTAGTCAAGCCAATACGACCGGTGATATCTGCTCAACGGAGGTAGATACAGTGATTGTGCCAGCGACTGCTTTGGGGGGTAGCGCGGTGATGAGTCTAGCTCAGAGCGCGGCTCAGGTGATTGTCGTGGGTGAGAATAAGACGACAATGTCGGTTAGGGCTGAAGATCTAGGGATACGAGCGATCGCGGTTGATACTCATTTAGAAGCAGTCGGTGCGATCGCCGCTTATAAAGCGGGTGTCTCTTTGATGGCACTGCGCCCCAACATTCTTCCTATTGGCCACGTTCCCAACTCCCTACTTGGCAACGTAAGATAA
- a CDS encoding 2Fe-2S iron-sulfur cluster-binding protein, translating to MGNTFTAEVLHRGTTHTVEVPSDKPLLDTLQAAGLDLPFSCSAGVCTTCAALVTEGTVNQEDGMGVSPELQADGYALLCVALPTSDLKLETEKEDEVYARQFGQQG from the coding sequence ATGGGAAATACGTTTACAGCTGAGGTATTGCATCGGGGAACGACTCATACGGTTGAAGTTCCGAGTGACAAGCCGCTTTTGGATACGCTTCAAGCAGCGGGTTTGGATTTGCCTTTTTCCTGTAGCGCGGGGGTATGCACGACCTGCGCGGCACTGGTGACCGAGGGCACGGTGAATCAGGAAGATGGGATGGGTGTGAGCCCAGAGCTTCAGGCGGATGGATATGCGTTACTGTGCGTGGCTCTTCCAACGTCGGATTTGAAACTGGAAACGGAGAAGGAAGACGAGGTTTATGCAAGGCAGTTTGGACAGCAAGGATAA
- a CDS encoding DUF2854 domain-containing protein, with translation MRKIPLGTVLLVVGAVLTLVGFVAYAQENATLNLVGFFYGVPILLGGLALRAAELEPVPYTQPTSEAVIALRNEQATQTQNQVRKDVTRYRYGQEAHLDETLERLGLSPNDTQRPVLSGLHEEQREGAYTLVLEFDSPFVSIEKWQEKQPKIENFFGPGITAEITQQQKEKVALAMKAVVA, from the coding sequence ATGCGCAAGATTCCTCTCGGCACTGTTCTCCTAGTCGTTGGCGCAGTCCTCACTCTCGTCGGCTTTGTCGCCTACGCTCAAGAAAATGCCACCCTTAATCTTGTTGGATTCTTCTATGGCGTTCCTATCTTGCTAGGGGGCCTAGCGCTTCGTGCCGCTGAACTAGAGCCCGTACCCTATACTCAGCCTACTAGCGAAGCGGTTATTGCTTTGCGTAATGAACAGGCTACCCAGACCCAAAATCAAGTCCGCAAGGACGTCACTCGCTACCGTTATGGACAAGAAGCTCACCTAGACGAAACGCTAGAGCGATTAGGACTTAGCCCTAACGACACGCAGCGCCCTGTGCTATCAGGACTACATGAAGAGCAAAGAGAGGGTGCATACACATTGGTTTTAGAATTTGACTCCCCTTTCGTTTCCATCGAAAAATGGCAGGAAAAGCAGCCAAAAATTGAAAACTTCTTTGGTCCTGGAATCACAGCAGAGATCACTCAGCAGCAGAAAGAAAAGGTAGCCTTAGCGATGAAAGCAGTCGTCGCCTAA
- a CDS encoding chlororespiratory reduction protein 7: MADALLYSEEMFVFLTPDATETFLTPAELLAKLKEVLATYEGELPRELTKIASIEAQAKYLIETHCEFETAPGESVQWYVVRLEK, translated from the coding sequence ATGGCAGATGCGCTGCTATACAGCGAGGAGATGTTTGTTTTCCTCACACCTGATGCAACTGAAACGTTCTTAACGCCTGCTGAACTGTTAGCAAAGCTTAAGGAAGTCTTAGCGACTTACGAAGGTGAATTGCCCCGTGAACTCACGAAAATAGCCTCTATCGAAGCGCAGGCAAAGTATTTGATAGAGACTCATTGCGAGTTTGAGACCGCACCAGGTGAGTCGGTGCAGTGGTACGTGGTAAGACTAGAAAAATAA
- the sir gene encoding sulfite reductase, ferredoxin dependent → MVYTPTKPAEKKVSKLEGIKERSQFLREPVATELKEDTTHFTEAGIQILKFHGSYQQYNRDEVVRGEEKPYSMMLRLRNPGGYIPPELYLTLDDISDKYGNHTLRATTRQAFQLHGILKKNLKATLADIIRSMGSTLGACGDLSRNVMAPPAPYKNKPEYILARKYATNIADLLTPQTPAYYEIWLDGEKAVTTEEDPEVVAARLSETGQVEGSPHPVEPIYGVQYMPRKFKCAVTVPGDNSVDAYTQDVTLVVITDSNGELEGFNVIAGGGMGRTHNKEETFARTGDHIGYVDKDDVYDLVKAIVFTQRDYGERYNRRVSRMKYLIHRWGLPKFIQEVEKRFGKKIDGFRSLPEWKYEDYLGWHEQGDGKLFVGVHVRNGRVHNQGKLRNKLALREIVEKFNLSMRVTPSQNVVFCDVNPEDKVAIQAILDKNGITVHSKVDSLERYGMACPALPTCGLAVTESERIMPSMLGRIRKLLNKVGLKNETFVTRMTGCPNGCARPYMAELGFVGQAPNSYQLWLGGSPNQTRLARPYMDRMHEANLEKELEPLFACFKQNRNEGESFGDFCDRYTFEALRTFAETYEPIKAVGSGRRRNRVGVSDELFAKLKAKAKANGTSMADVLEAAIGDRLD, encoded by the coding sequence ATGGTCTACACGCCCACTAAACCCGCCGAGAAAAAAGTTTCTAAGCTCGAAGGCATTAAAGAGCGCAGCCAGTTTCTGCGGGAACCCGTGGCGACCGAGCTGAAAGAAGACACTACCCACTTTACCGAAGCTGGCATCCAAATCCTAAAGTTTCATGGCTCTTACCAGCAGTACAATCGCGACGAAGTTGTACGTGGCGAGGAAAAGCCCTATTCCATGATGCTTCGCCTTCGCAACCCTGGCGGCTACATTCCCCCCGAGCTATACCTCACACTCGACGATATCTCTGACAAATACGGTAACCACACCTTACGCGCTACCACCCGGCAAGCCTTTCAACTTCACGGCATCCTGAAGAAAAATCTCAAAGCGACACTTGCCGATATCATTCGCAGTATGGGCTCTACACTAGGCGCTTGCGGCGATCTTAGCCGCAATGTCATGGCTCCACCTGCTCCCTACAAAAATAAGCCCGAGTATATCCTTGCCCGCAAGTACGCGACCAATATTGCCGACTTGCTCACTCCCCAAACGCCTGCCTATTACGAGATCTGGCTAGATGGTGAAAAAGCAGTGACTACTGAGGAAGATCCCGAAGTTGTCGCCGCTAGGCTGAGCGAGACTGGACAGGTAGAAGGCTCGCCTCATCCAGTTGAGCCTATCTACGGTGTGCAGTACATGCCGCGTAAATTCAAGTGCGCAGTGACAGTTCCCGGAGATAACTCTGTTGACGCCTATACCCAAGACGTTACGCTTGTGGTCATCACTGATAGTAACGGGGAGCTAGAAGGCTTCAACGTGATAGCCGGTGGCGGCATGGGTCGCACTCACAACAAGGAAGAAACCTTTGCGCGCACAGGCGATCATATTGGCTATGTAGACAAAGATGATGTGTATGATCTAGTCAAGGCAATTGTCTTTACCCAAAGAGACTACGGTGAGCGCTACAACCGCCGCGTATCTCGGATGAAGTATTTGATCCACAGATGGGGCCTACCTAAATTTATTCAAGAAGTCGAAAAGAGATTCGGTAAGAAGATTGATGGCTTTCGTTCATTACCTGAATGGAAGTACGAAGACTATCTAGGCTGGCACGAGCAGGGGGATGGCAAGCTATTTGTCGGTGTACATGTTCGCAACGGACGTGTTCATAACCAAGGCAAACTACGCAACAAGCTAGCGCTTAGAGAAATTGTTGAGAAATTCAACCTTTCAATGAGAGTCACCCCTAGCCAAAACGTCGTTTTCTGTGATGTTAACCCAGAAGATAAGGTGGCGATTCAAGCGATTCTAGACAAGAACGGTATCACCGTTCATAGCAAAGTGGACTCGCTAGAGCGCTATGGAATGGCTTGTCCAGCGTTGCCAACCTGTGGCCTAGCGGTGACTGAATCTGAAAGAATTATGCCTAGCATGCTAGGTCGTATTCGCAAACTGCTAAATAAAGTAGGACTTAAGAACGAGACATTTGTGACTCGAATGACCGGCTGTCCGAATGGATGCGCACGTCCATACATGGCAGAGCTTGGTTTCGTCGGTCAAGCGCCAAACAGCTACCAGCTATGGCTAGGAGGAAGTCCTAATCAGACTCGGCTAGCTCGTCCTTATATGGACAGAATGCATGAAGCCAACCTAGAAAAAGAGCTAGAACCTTTGTTCGCCTGCTTCAAGCAAAACAGGAATGAAGGTGAGAGCTTTGGTGATTTTTGTGATCGCTACACCTTTGAAGCCCTTCGCACCTTTGCTGAAACCTACGAACCGATTAAGGCAGTCGGCTCTGGACGTCGCCGCAACCGAGTAGGCGTCTCTGACGAACTATTTGCCAAGCTAAAGGCAAAGGCAAAGGCGAATGGAACGAGTATGGCAGACGTGCTAGAAGCAGCGATTGGAGATAGGTTGGATTAG
- a CDS encoding TetR/AcrR family transcriptional regulator, which yields MKQTTKRNELIQAGREIIVRQGFNAAGLSSILTTADVPKGSFYYYFKNKEEFGLAIIEDFAAEYQLKLQKTVNNHQLSPLQRLNSYFAAGQAEMEACKCVNGCLIGNLAQELAAQSNVFRDRLDQIFSEWEAQIAQCLEAGQNAGEISTDINPTKLAQVILAGWQGAILRSKVAQSTAPMQIFVETLFHHILGKSTAS from the coding sequence ATGAAACAAACGACTAAGCGAAATGAACTCATCCAAGCTGGCCGCGAAATCATCGTCCGCCAAGGATTTAATGCGGCAGGGCTCAGTAGCATTCTGACGACAGCAGACGTTCCCAAAGGTTCCTTCTATTACTATTTTAAGAATAAAGAAGAGTTTGGCCTTGCCATTATCGAAGACTTTGCTGCTGAATACCAATTGAAGCTACAGAAAACCGTCAACAATCACCAACTCTCTCCGCTTCAGCGTCTAAACAGCTACTTTGCGGCAGGGCAAGCAGAGATGGAGGCTTGCAAATGCGTAAACGGTTGTCTGATTGGCAACTTGGCACAGGAGCTAGCAGCTCAAAGCAACGTGTTTCGCGATCGCCTCGACCAAATTTTTTCAGAGTGGGAAGCGCAGATTGCCCAATGTCTAGAAGCAGGCCAAAATGCAGGAGAGATTTCTACTGATATTAATCCTACCAAGTTAGCTCAGGTCATCCTAGCTGGGTGGCAAGGAGCCATCTTAAGATCAAAGGTAGCTCAATCAACAGCACCGATGCAGATATTTGTAGAAACACTATTCCATCATATTCTAGGTAAATCTACCGCTAGTTAG
- a CDS encoding glutathione S-transferase family protein, which translates to MTNITLYGTPISTYVRTAQLVLSAAEVDYDIKDVGIFNGDNLTDSYLKKHPFGKIPTLEIEGETLYEANAITYFVNEKFAQGKFAPDDLWLQSRMYQIISIINNYLYAPAVSVLTIENLVKPSQGKEIDQAAVEGAIAPSKTALEAIETLVTGDPCLLSSELTIADFYLIPIFFYVSKTPQFDQIMTNTPKLKDWWEAVRSLDLVQEICG; encoded by the coding sequence ATGACGAACATCACACTCTACGGGACGCCTATCAGCACCTACGTACGTACAGCTCAACTGGTGCTATCAGCAGCAGAGGTCGATTACGATATCAAGGATGTTGGTATCTTCAATGGTGACAATCTGACAGATAGCTATCTGAAGAAACATCCTTTTGGCAAAATTCCCACACTTGAGATCGAAGGAGAAACGCTCTACGAAGCCAACGCGATTACTTACTTTGTAAATGAGAAGTTTGCCCAGGGAAAGTTTGCACCGGATGACTTGTGGTTGCAATCGCGCATGTATCAGATTATCAGCATCATCAACAACTATCTGTACGCGCCAGCTGTGAGCGTATTAACTATTGAGAATTTGGTCAAGCCAAGCCAAGGAAAAGAGATAGATCAAGCAGCGGTTGAAGGCGCGATCGCTCCTTCGAAAACGGCCCTAGAGGCAATTGAAACCCTGGTTACTGGCGATCCATGCCTTTTGAGTAGCGAGTTGACTATCGCTGACTTCTATCTAATTCCAATCTTCTTCTACGTTTCCAAAACGCCACAATTCGACCAGATTATGACAAACACACCAAAGCTAAAAGACTGGTGGGAAGCGGTGCGATCGCTTGACCTTGTCCAAGAAATCTGCGGCTAG
- a CDS encoding alkene reductase, with protein sequence MTSSTNSPNLLSSYQMGDLSLKNRVVMPPMTRGRAGEERIPNALMAEYYSQRSNAGLIISEGTAPSKQGNGWVHAPGIYNEAQVEGWQQVTEAVRAKGTPFFLQLWHTGRASHSSFQENNQLPVAPSALRIEGSESHTPTGKQPYEVPRALETEEIPGVVEDYRKAAENAKKAGFDGVEVHAANGYLIAEFLQSKTNKRTDRYGGSLENRYRFLREIVEAVITVWPANRIGVRLSPNGSFNDMGSPDYKETYLYVAQQLNSYGLAYLHIMDGLAFGFHELGEPMTLAEFREVFDNTIIGNCGYDREQAEQAIASGDADLIAFGRPYISTPDLVSRFANNQELNPDAPMETWYSPGPKGYTDYPTYTDSEAAKTAATASA encoded by the coding sequence ATGACTTCTTCAACCAATTCTCCCAATCTTCTTAGTTCCTATCAAATGGGAGATCTTTCTCTCAAAAATCGTGTGGTTATGCCACCAATGACTCGGGGTCGCGCTGGAGAAGAGAGAATTCCTAACGCGCTGATGGCCGAATACTATTCCCAAAGATCTAACGCTGGCCTGATCATCTCTGAAGGTACTGCACCCTCTAAACAGGGCAATGGCTGGGTCCATGCGCCTGGCATCTACAACGAAGCTCAAGTAGAAGGCTGGCAGCAAGTAACTGAAGCTGTCCGGGCCAAAGGAACCCCATTCTTTTTACAGCTATGGCACACTGGTAGAGCCTCTCACAGCAGCTTTCAAGAAAATAACCAGCTCCCCGTTGCTCCGTCCGCTCTTAGAATAGAAGGGTCTGAATCTCATACGCCGACAGGCAAGCAGCCTTACGAAGTGCCTAGAGCCTTAGAAACAGAAGAGATTCCTGGCGTAGTCGAAGACTATCGTAAGGCCGCCGAAAATGCAAAAAAAGCGGGCTTTGATGGCGTGGAGGTTCATGCTGCCAATGGCTACTTAATTGCTGAATTTTTGCAGTCTAAGACCAACAAACGCACAGATAGATACGGCGGCAGCCTAGAAAATCGGTATCGATTTCTCAGGGAGATTGTCGAAGCGGTCATAACTGTATGGCCTGCCAATCGCATCGGGGTCAGACTTTCGCCCAACGGCTCTTTCAACGATATGGGTTCGCCAGATTATAAGGAGACCTATCTCTATGTCGCCCAGCAGCTAAATTCATACGGATTAGCGTATCTACACATCATGGATGGGCTAGCGTTTGGCTTTCATGAACTAGGTGAACCCATGACACTCGCTGAGTTCAGAGAAGTCTTCGATAACACAATCATTGGCAACTGCGGGTACGACCGAGAACAGGCAGAGCAGGCAATCGCATCTGGAGATGCCGACCTAATTGCCTTTGGTCGTCCATACATCAGCACGCCCGACCTAGTCTCTCGCTTTGCAAACAACCAAGAGCTAAACCCAGACGCCCCTATGGAAACCTGGTATAGCCCTGGCCCTAAAGGCTACACAGATTATCCTACCTACACAGACTCTGAAGCTGCTAAGACTGCAGCTACCGCTTCAGCATAA